The proteins below are encoded in one region of Ferruginibacter lapsinanis:
- the ppsA gene encoding phosphoenolpyruvate synthase has product MNTSNSSQIKYIKRFNEISIADTPIVGGKNSSLGEMFSKLSSTGIPVPDGFATTADAFEEFLTQNALHFPLKNLMLQLDKKNYTNLKEIGAKARKLLSEALLPENLQQAIILYYKELCKGPYFEVAVRSSATAEDLPQASFAGQHESYLNIKGEAALLKAVKKCFASLYTDRAIKYREDNGFAHEKVALSVGVQKMVRSDKASSGVVFTLEPESGFRDIIHISGVWGLGENIVQGAVTPDEFFVFKPTLIQGKNAIIQKNLGEKAKTMIYSDDENNPIINTHTTKVKQETFVLTDEEITKIANWALIIEEHYQKSMDIEWAKDGITNELFIIQARPETVHSQKNPLLVKEYKLLNKGVLLSKGDAVGSKLATGIARILQSPKDADKLKPGEIVVTDLTSPDWDPILKNAGAIITNKGGRTSHASIVAREIGVPAIVGSGDATSTITDGEMITVSCCEGKTGFIYKGKADVKITEIDFSNIRKPETTEVMLIAGDPDKAFQLSFYPNDGVGLMRIEFIITHAIQIHPMALVKFNELKDTAAKQKIEELTHHYPDKEKYFVDKLSQGVATIAAAFYPKDVIVRMSDFKTNEYANLIGGKDFEPEEENPMIGFRGASRYYNDLYKEGFRLECEAIRKVRDEMGLVNVKVMIPFCRTLEEGNKVIAVMKRYGLEQGVNNLEIYVMAEIPSNVVLADKFAQIFDGFSIGSNDLTQLTLGIDRDSAIISNLFSEQNEAAKEMIATMIHKAKEAGVKIGLCGQAPSDFPEFAQFLVHQGIDSISFNADALLKGIENINKAEEAEIINNYKNETVWND; this is encoded by the coding sequence ATGAATACCAGTAACTCCTCCCAAATAAAGTACATAAAACGATTTAACGAGATCAGCATTGCTGACACTCCGATCGTGGGTGGGAAAAATTCTTCCCTGGGTGAAATGTTCTCAAAACTTTCTTCAACCGGCATACCGGTACCCGATGGATTTGCCACTACAGCAGATGCTTTTGAAGAGTTTCTTACACAGAATGCCTTGCACTTTCCGCTGAAAAACCTGATGCTGCAGTTAGATAAAAAAAATTATACAAACCTGAAAGAGATCGGCGCTAAAGCGAGAAAATTATTATCAGAAGCGTTGCTTCCTGAAAATCTGCAGCAGGCAATTATCCTATATTATAAAGAGTTATGCAAAGGCCCTTATTTTGAAGTGGCGGTAAGAAGCAGTGCCACCGCTGAAGACCTGCCACAAGCAAGTTTTGCAGGACAACACGAATCTTATCTAAACATCAAAGGCGAGGCGGCATTACTGAAAGCTGTTAAAAAATGTTTCGCTTCCTTATATACCGACAGAGCCATCAAATATCGTGAAGACAATGGCTTTGCTCATGAAAAAGTTGCGTTGTCTGTTGGTGTACAAAAAATGGTCCGTTCTGATAAAGCATCTTCCGGTGTTGTATTCACCCTCGAACCAGAATCAGGTTTCAGAGATATCATTCATATCAGTGGCGTATGGGGATTAGGAGAAAATATTGTACAAGGTGCTGTTACGCCTGATGAATTTTTTGTTTTCAAGCCTACGCTGATTCAGGGGAAAAATGCGATCATTCAAAAAAATTTAGGAGAAAAAGCGAAGACAATGATATACAGTGATGATGAAAATAATCCGATCATCAACACCCATACCACAAAAGTTAAACAGGAAACATTTGTATTAACTGATGAAGAAATAACAAAGATCGCCAATTGGGCCCTGATCATAGAAGAACACTATCAAAAATCAATGGACATAGAATGGGCAAAAGATGGAATTACCAATGAGTTGTTCATCATCCAGGCAAGACCCGAAACTGTTCACTCTCAAAAAAATCCTTTACTCGTAAAAGAATACAAGTTATTAAACAAGGGAGTGTTGCTTTCTAAAGGCGATGCCGTTGGGTCAAAATTAGCAACCGGTATTGCAAGAATATTACAATCACCGAAAGATGCTGATAAATTAAAACCGGGAGAAATTGTAGTGACCGATCTGACCAGTCCTGATTGGGACCCGATACTAAAAAACGCCGGCGCTATTATTACAAATAAAGGAGGAAGAACAAGCCATGCTTCTATCGTTGCCAGGGAGATCGGTGTTCCTGCCATTGTTGGCAGTGGTGATGCAACCTCTACGATCACAGATGGAGAAATGATCACCGTTTCCTGTTGTGAAGGAAAGACCGGATTTATTTACAAAGGAAAAGCTGATGTTAAAATAACAGAAATCGATTTTTCAAATATCAGAAAACCAGAAACCACTGAAGTGATGTTGATCGCAGGTGATCCCGACAAAGCATTCCAGTTATCCTTTTATCCAAATGATGGCGTTGGTTTAATGCGTATTGAATTTATCATTACCCACGCCATACAAATTCATCCGATGGCGCTGGTAAAATTCAATGAGCTAAAAGATACTGCGGCGAAACAAAAGATCGAAGAACTGACTCATCATTATCCTGATAAAGAAAAATATTTTGTCGATAAACTATCGCAAGGTGTGGCCACTATTGCAGCTGCGTTTTACCCAAAAGATGTTATTGTAAGAATGAGTGATTTCAAAACAAATGAATACGCTAATCTTATCGGCGGAAAAGATTTTGAGCCAGAGGAAGAAAATCCGATGATCGGTTTCAGAGGAGCATCCAGATATTACAATGATCTATACAAGGAAGGTTTCCGTTTGGAATGTGAAGCCATTCGTAAGGTAAGAGATGAAATGGGTTTAGTGAATGTAAAAGTGATGATCCCGTTCTGCAGAACATTGGAAGAAGGTAATAAAGTGATTGCCGTAATGAAAAGATACGGATTAGAACAAGGCGTTAATAATCTAGAAATATATGTAATGGCAGAGATACCCAGCAATGTAGTGCTGGCAGATAAATTTGCACAGATCTTCGATGGTTTCTCTATTGGTTCAAATGACCTTACACAACTAACATTGGGAATTGACAGAGACTCTGCAATCATCAGCAATTTGTTCAGCGAACAAAATGAAGCAGCAAAAGAAATGATCGCTACCATGATCCACAAAGCAAAAGAAGCCGGTGTAAAGATCGGATTATGTGGTCAGGCTCCCAGCGATTTTCCTGAGTTTGCACAATTTTTAGTACACCAGGGAATTGACAGTATTTCTTTTAATGCAGATGCATTATTGAAAGGCATCGAAAACATCAACAAAGCTGAAGAGGCTGAAATCATTAACAATTACAAAAACGAAACAGTATGGAACGATTAA
- a CDS encoding DUF3820 family protein: MSEELQPNGELLLQLVSMKMPFGKYKDRLLCDLPVSYLEWFQRNGFPTGKLGMLLQTIYEIKLNGLEDLLRPLKNNQQKM, from the coding sequence ATGTCCGAAGAGCTGCAACCCAATGGCGAACTCCTTCTGCAACTGGTTTCAATGAAAATGCCATTCGGAAAATATAAAGACAGGTTGCTTTGCGACCTTCCCGTTTCTTACCTGGAATGGTTTCAGCGAAACGGATTCCCGACAGGAAAACTAGGCATGTTATTACAAACTATTTACGAAATAAAACTGAACGGACTAGAAGACCTTTTGAGGCCTTTAAAAAACAATCAACAAAAAATGTGA
- a CDS encoding T9SS type B sorting domain-containing protein, translating to MKNLYKRLFLICAAMIVVIWADAQCGSTINTFPYTQDLESNDGGWVTGGVNSDWGYGIPRKPIINTAYSGTKCWIIGDPTASNYNGSQSSWLQSPCFDLSSMQYPVISFAFWGESERNFDGTGFQYSLDKGATWLNAGSANTATDCLNQNWFNTSTVRYLPLMQSGTGWSGSTGGWVIAKKALPATGRKNNVIFRFVFGSGSINNNFDGVAIDDFSISEAPPNSADFTYACSANGAVKFTNTSALCPKSFIWDFGDPASGANNTSSLSNPEHTFSAAGTYTITFTVSSPDNAPSTISKTISVLGVSTTITKPINCFGDSNGEIQAIASGNPGPFTYTWNTTPPQSGNIIANLSSGTYTVTVNAANVCTTAATVILDEPDALQHTVNLIPPGCVAPTGTATITETGGTAPYTYSWFPFGGTNAKATGLTQGKYTVTVTDSRSCTDVFDIDVVNVFPPTVNISNITDVKCNGGNNGAATATITGGLDPITYSWNTNPVQTDLTAINLKAGDYLFTVKDANNCTVATPVTINEPAPITAVAQTTNTTCGLKNGSITITPSGNVSDYQYLWTPDISTNNNAFSISSGRYSVQLVNANGCSKDINNIIVPNIGSSSKIFLGKDTTICSGETTILSPGTFDTYLWQNNSTNATFSVAQSGKYWVRVTNADGCVSSDTINVKYVDDCIDIYFPNSFSPNGDGLNDQFGPVGNFNAVSNYTLTVYNRWGQQVFFSADPRKKWSGENNGQISATANYIWFSTYTFRGQGTKFKKGSVIIVR from the coding sequence TTGAAAAATTTATATAAACGCTTATTCCTTATTTGTGCTGCTATGATCGTGGTTATATGGGCTGATGCACAGTGCGGTAGTACTATAAACACTTTTCCCTATACACAAGATCTTGAATCGAATGATGGTGGTTGGGTTACGGGTGGCGTCAATAGTGACTGGGGATATGGCATTCCCCGAAAACCGATCATCAATACCGCTTATTCAGGAACCAAATGCTGGATAATCGGCGATCCTACGGCAAGCAATTACAATGGAAGTCAATCTTCCTGGCTGCAAAGTCCTTGTTTTGATCTTTCTTCCATGCAATACCCGGTAATATCATTTGCATTTTGGGGAGAATCAGAAAGAAATTTTGATGGCACCGGCTTTCAGTATTCTTTAGACAAAGGAGCCACATGGCTAAATGCAGGATCAGCCAATACTGCTACGGATTGCCTGAATCAAAACTGGTTTAATACAAGCACAGTAAGGTATTTGCCATTAATGCAATCCGGCACTGGTTGGTCGGGAAGTACAGGTGGATGGGTCATTGCCAAAAAAGCGCTTCCTGCCACCGGTAGAAAAAACAATGTGATCTTTCGCTTTGTGTTCGGATCCGGTTCTATCAATAATAATTTTGACGGAGTAGCAATAGACGATTTTTCTATAAGCGAAGCTCCTCCCAACAGTGCCGATTTTACCTATGCCTGTTCGGCTAATGGTGCGGTAAAATTTACAAACACCTCTGCTTTATGTCCGAAGAGTTTTATTTGGGATTTTGGCGATCCTGCATCGGGAGCAAATAATACATCTTCATTGTCTAATCCTGAACATACTTTTTCGGCTGCCGGCACTTATACCATAACCTTTACCGTTAGTAGTCCGGACAATGCTCCTTCTACCATCTCCAAAACGATCAGTGTATTAGGGGTATCAACAACTATCACCAAACCAATAAATTGCTTTGGTGATAGTAACGGAGAAATACAGGCAATAGCCAGTGGTAACCCCGGGCCATTTACTTATACCTGGAACACCACACCGCCACAATCCGGTAATATTATCGCCAATCTTTCTTCAGGAACTTATACCGTAACCGTAAATGCTGCCAATGTTTGCACTACAGCCGCTACCGTGATCTTAGATGAACCCGATGCATTGCAACATACTGTCAATCTTATACCACCGGGTTGTGTTGCACCAACAGGTACAGCAACTATTACCGAAACCGGAGGAACAGCTCCTTACACTTATTCATGGTTTCCTTTTGGCGGAACGAATGCAAAAGCTACCGGATTAACACAAGGAAAATATACTGTAACGGTTACGGACAGCCGATCATGTACTGATGTATTTGATATTGATGTTGTAAATGTTTTCCCTCCAACTGTAAACATAAGTAACATCACAGATGTAAAATGCAATGGTGGTAATAATGGCGCTGCAACAGCAACCATCACCGGAGGATTAGACCCTATAACATACAGCTGGAATACAAACCCGGTTCAAACTGATCTTACAGCCATTAACCTTAAAGCCGGTGATTATCTTTTTACAGTAAAAGACGCCAACAATTGTACTGTAGCTACACCTGTTACTATAAACGAACCTGCTCCTATTACCGCAGTGGCGCAAACAACCAATACCACCTGTGGTTTAAAAAATGGTTCGATTACTATTACACCTTCAGGCAATGTCAGCGACTATCAATATTTATGGACACCGGATATCAGTACAAACAACAATGCATTTAGCATTTCGTCGGGAAGATATTCGGTTCAGTTAGTAAATGCTAATGGTTGCAGCAAAGACATCAACAATATTATTGTCCCAAACATTGGTAGTTCGAGTAAAATATTTTTAGGAAAAGACACTACTATTTGCAGCGGCGAAACAACCATTTTATCTCCTGGCACTTTTGATACTTATTTATGGCAAAATAATTCTACCAATGCAACTTTCTCCGTTGCTCAATCAGGAAAATATTGGGTACGTGTAACTAACGCTGATGGCTGTGTATCTTCTGATACTATCAATGTGAAATATGTAGATGACTGTATTGATATTTATTTCCCAAATTCCTTTTCACCAAATGGAGATGGATTGAATGACCAATTTGGTCCGGTTGGAAATTTTAATGCCGTGAGTAATTATACCCTGACCGTTTACAACCGCTGGGGGCAACAGGTTTTCTTCAGTGCCGACCCTAGAAAAAAATGGAGCGGAGAAAACAACGGGCAAATATCCGCTACTGCTAATTATATTTGGTTCTCCACATATACATTCAGGGGACAAGGAACAAAATTTAAAAAAGGTTCCGTTATTATTGTAAGATAA
- the asnS gene encoding asparagine--tRNA ligase: protein MFNKRIKIKELLSSDKTNYQATVMGWVRTFRNNQFIALNDGSTNNNIQVVAELGKFDDAVLKRLTTGACIKATGQVIASLGKGQKVELKATEIEILGDSDAEKFPLQPKKHSLEFLREIAHLRFRTNTFSAVFRVRHALAFAIHKFFNDKGFVYLHTPIITASDAEGAGEMFRVTTLPIDGTAPKNEDGSINFKEDFFGKSTNLTVSGQLEGELAAMAFSDIYTFGPTFRAENSNTTRHLAEFWMIEPEVAFNDLEDNMNLAEEFIKYVIKHAMENNKEDLEFLGQRLEEEEKQKPQADRSEMSLLDKLNFVVNNDFERLTYTEAIDILRESNHNKKKKFQYLIDGWGVDLQSEHERYLVEKHFKKPVILTDYPKDIKAFYMRQNDDGKTVAAMDILAPGIGEIVGGSQREERLDLLLQRMKEMHIPAEEMSFYLDTRRFGSCPHAGFGLGFERLVQFVTGMGNIRDVIPFPRYPKSAEF from the coding sequence ATGTTCAATAAGAGGATTAAAATTAAGGAGCTTTTATCAAGCGATAAAACCAATTACCAGGCAACAGTAATGGGTTGGGTACGCACATTCCGTAACAACCAGTTTATAGCATTGAATGATGGGAGCACTAATAATAATATACAGGTAGTAGCAGAGTTAGGAAAATTTGACGATGCCGTTTTAAAACGCCTGACCACAGGCGCTTGTATCAAAGCCACCGGCCAAGTGATCGCATCTTTAGGGAAAGGACAAAAAGTAGAATTGAAAGCAACAGAAATAGAAATTTTAGGTGACAGTGATGCAGAAAAATTTCCTTTACAACCTAAAAAACACAGCCTTGAATTTTTGAGAGAGATCGCTCATTTGCGTTTCAGAACAAATACATTCAGTGCTGTTTTTCGTGTACGCCATGCGTTAGCATTTGCTATTCATAAATTTTTCAACGATAAAGGATTTGTTTATTTGCATACGCCGATCATCACTGCAAGTGACGCAGAAGGTGCCGGTGAAATGTTCAGAGTAACCACTTTACCTATTGATGGCACTGCTCCAAAAAATGAAGATGGGTCGATAAATTTTAAAGAAGATTTTTTTGGCAAGAGCACCAACCTTACTGTTAGCGGGCAACTGGAAGGCGAACTGGCAGCAATGGCATTTAGTGATATCTATACATTCGGACCAACATTCAGAGCTGAAAATAGTAATACTACCAGGCATTTGGCGGAATTCTGGATGATAGAACCTGAAGTTGCATTTAACGATCTTGAAGATAATATGAACCTTGCTGAAGAGTTTATCAAGTACGTGATAAAGCATGCAATGGAAAATAATAAAGAAGATCTGGAGTTTTTAGGACAGCGTTTGGAAGAAGAAGAAAAACAAAAACCACAGGCAGACAGAAGCGAAATGAGCTTGTTAGATAAATTGAATTTTGTAGTAAATAATGATTTTGAAAGACTAACTTATACAGAAGCCATTGATATTTTAAGGGAAAGCAATCACAATAAGAAAAAGAAATTTCAATACCTAATCGATGGATGGGGTGTTGATCTGCAAAGTGAACATGAAAGGTATTTGGTAGAAAAACATTTTAAAAAACCGGTGATCCTTACTGATTATCCAAAAGACATCAAAGCTTTTTACATGCGTCAGAATGACGATGGAAAAACAGTAGCGGCTATGGATATATTAGCTCCGGGCATTGGCGAAATTGTAGGCGGTTCACAAAGAGAAGAAAGGCTGGACCTATTATTACAACGGATGAAGGAAATGCATATTCCCGCTGAAGAAATGAGCTTCTATCTCGATACCCGTAGGTTTGGTAGTTGTCCGCATGCCGGCTTCGGACTTGGATTTGAGCGTTTGGTACAATTTGTTACCGGTATGGGAAATATCAGAGATGTTATTCCTTTCCCAAGGTATCCGAAAAGTGCAGAATTTTAA
- a CDS encoding 2-hydroxyacid dehydrogenase: MKIAFFSAKAYDKQFFDRHNVGHTIVYFESPLNEHTVNLTAGCQAVCVFVNDTLNAVVISELKRSGVQLIALRCAGFNNVDLQAAKENNITVVRVPAYSPHAVAEHAAALILTLNRKTHKAYNRVRETNFSLERLLGFDLYGKKVGVIGTGKIGQAFCDIMTGFGCKVLAFDIMANKELEAKGVEYLPLMDILDQADIISLHCPLTEQTRHIINAQTIAMMKHGVMLINTSRGALIETADTIEALKNGKIGYLGLDVYEQEETLFFKDLSENVIQDDIIMRLLSFPNVLITSHQGFFTEEALTQIAETTLSNVDGFVEGKTLKNIVV; this comes from the coding sequence ATGAAAATTGCATTCTTTTCGGCTAAAGCTTATGACAAACAATTCTTTGACAGGCATAATGTCGGTCATACCATTGTTTATTTTGAATCTCCGTTAAATGAACACACGGTCAATTTAACGGCTGGCTGTCAGGCTGTTTGCGTATTTGTAAATGATACCCTTAATGCGGTCGTTATCAGCGAACTGAAAAGATCGGGTGTGCAATTGATCGCTTTGCGTTGTGCAGGGTTTAATAATGTAGATCTGCAGGCGGCAAAAGAAAACAATATCACTGTTGTGAGGGTTCCGGCATATTCTCCACATGCGGTAGCAGAACATGCTGCAGCACTGATTTTGACATTGAATCGTAAAACACATAAGGCATATAACAGGGTAAGGGAAACGAACTTTTCTCTTGAGAGATTGCTTGGCTTTGATCTGTATGGGAAAAAGGTAGGGGTGATCGGCACCGGAAAGATCGGACAGGCTTTTTGTGATATCATGACAGGCTTCGGCTGTAAAGTACTTGCCTTTGATATTATGGCCAATAAAGAATTAGAAGCTAAAGGGGTAGAATACCTGCCTTTGATGGATATCTTGGATCAGGCTGATATCATTTCATTGCATTGCCCGCTAACAGAGCAAACAAGGCATATTATCAATGCCCAAACAATTGCTATGATGAAACATGGTGTAATGCTCATTAATACTAGCAGAGGGGCTTTAATAGAAACAGCCGATACCATTGAAGCGCTTAAAAATGGTAAAATAGGTTATTTGGGATTAGATGTTTATGAACAGGAAGAGACATTATTCTTTAAGGATCTGTCAGAAAATGTCATTCAGGATGATATCATCATGCGATTGCTCAGTTTCCCTAATGTACTGATCACCTCACACCAGGGCTTTTTTACAGAGGAAGCATTAACCCAGATCGCAGAAACAACCTTGAGTAATGTAGATGGATTTGTAGAGGGTAAAACATTAAAAAATATTGTAGTATAA
- the rho gene encoding transcription termination factor Rho, protein MYDILQLNDMVVPELLDIAEQQKIPNAKKLDKQELIYKILDKQAIMNAAVKNEDDDKPKRKRIVKTSTANSTEDAEVMQEKPKPEPKLARKAEPVKKPIKKEEPKQEEEDEEELQPITSENSTIPPAIASLLQEEDIQQPEALPIDDNGRQYTPKQPQQRRDQSVFNIEFDGIILGEGVLEMMPDGYGFLRSSDYNYLSSPDDIYVSPSQIKLFGLKTGDTVYGSVRPPKEGEKYFALLKVETINGKSPDEVRDRVPFDYLTPLFPFEKLNLSTSASNYSTRIMDLFTPIGKGQRGLIVAQPKTGKTMLLKELANAIAENHPECYLMIVLVDERPEEVTDMERSVKAEVIASTFDEPAEKHVKVSTIALQKAKRLVECGHDVVILLDSITRLARAHNTVAPSSGKVLSGGVEANAMQKPKQFFGAARKIENGGSLTIIATALVDTGSKMDEVIFEEFKGTGNMELQLDRKLSNRRIYPAIDIVASSTRRDDLLLDKDTFQRMWVLRKHMADMNTEEAINTLLKNMKGTKDNIEFLTSMNG, encoded by the coding sequence ATGTACGATATTTTACAACTGAACGACATGGTTGTTCCCGAGTTGCTCGATATAGCGGAGCAACAAAAAATTCCAAACGCAAAAAAATTAGACAAACAGGAGCTTATCTATAAGATCCTGGATAAACAAGCAATTATGAATGCAGCCGTTAAAAACGAAGACGACGATAAACCAAAACGGAAACGTATTGTAAAAACGTCGACAGCTAATAGTACCGAAGATGCAGAGGTTATGCAGGAAAAACCTAAACCTGAACCAAAGTTGGCCAGAAAAGCAGAACCTGTAAAAAAGCCAATCAAAAAAGAAGAACCGAAGCAGGAAGAAGAGGACGAAGAAGAATTACAGCCTATTACCAGCGAAAACAGTACCATACCTCCTGCCATTGCTTCACTTTTACAGGAAGAAGATATCCAACAACCGGAAGCATTGCCAATCGATGACAATGGTCGTCAATACACGCCCAAACAACCGCAACAAAGAAGAGACCAATCAGTTTTCAATATTGAATTTGATGGTATTATTTTAGGTGAAGGGGTGTTGGAAATGATGCCTGATGGATATGGTTTTTTACGCAGTAGCGATTACAATTATTTATCTTCTCCGGATGATATTTATGTATCTCCTTCTCAAATAAAATTATTTGGTTTAAAAACCGGCGATACCGTTTACGGAAGTGTTCGTCCTCCTAAAGAAGGTGAAAAATACTTCGCTTTATTAAAGGTTGAAACCATTAACGGTAAAAGCCCGGATGAAGTAAGAGACAGGGTTCCTTTCGATTACCTGACTCCGTTATTTCCTTTCGAAAAATTAAATTTATCTACAAGTGCCAGCAACTACAGCACAAGGATAATGGATCTGTTTACTCCTATTGGTAAAGGACAACGTGGATTGATCGTTGCACAGCCTAAGACAGGTAAAACAATGCTGTTGAAAGAACTGGCAAATGCAATCGCAGAAAACCATCCCGAATGTTATTTGATGATCGTATTGGTAGATGAAAGACCGGAAGAGGTAACTGATATGGAACGTAGCGTAAAAGCTGAAGTGATTGCAAGTACTTTTGATGAACCTGCTGAAAAGCATGTTAAAGTAAGTACCATCGCATTGCAAAAAGCAAAACGCTTAGTTGAGTGCGGGCATGATGTGGTGATCCTGTTAGATAGTATCACTCGTTTGGCAAGAGCACATAATACGGTTGCTCCATCAAGTGGTAAAGTATTATCAGGTGGTGTGGAAGCAAATGCGATGCAAAAACCAAAACAATTTTTTGGGGCGGCTCGTAAAATAGAAAATGGTGGATCGCTTACCATTATTGCAACAGCATTGGTTGATACCGGTAGTAAAATGGATGAGGTGATCTTTGAAGAATTTAAAGGAACGGGTAATATGGAATTACAGTTAGATAGAAAATTATCTAATCGTCGTATCTATCCTGCAATTGATATCGTTGCCTCATCTACCCGTAGGGATGATTTGTTATTGGATAAAGACACCTTCCAACGTATGTGGGTATTGCGTAAGCATATGGCGGATATGAATACAGAGGAAGCGATCAATACTTTATTGAAAAACATGAAAGGCACTAAAGATAATATTGAGTTTCTTACTTCAATGAACGGATAA
- a CDS encoding 4a-hydroxytetrahydrobiopterin dehydratase: protein MIISTLNRLLMWEEKNNTLYKKFMFRNFSEAFAFMTRVAIEAEKANHHPLWTNVYNKVEIWLNTHDAGDIVTDKDRALAKAIDGL, encoded by the coding sequence ATTATAATCAGCACACTAAATCGTTTACTTATGTGGGAAGAAAAAAATAATACGCTGTACAAAAAGTTTATGTTCAGAAATTTTTCTGAAGCATTTGCTTTCATGACCAGGGTAGCCATTGAAGCAGAAAAAGCCAATCATCATCCACTCTGGACAAACGTTTACAATAAAGTGGAGATATGGCTAAATACACATGATGCCGGAGATATTGTTACAGATAAAGACAGGGCTTTGGCAAAAGCTATTGACGGTTTGTAA
- a CDS encoding IPExxxVDY family protein, whose translation MRLKIDNEALAEEFFEESVLLGIVAPVKDYLLCWNLNQILGFNFRINTDLEIQLTKRKRTYFFSVYEYMVPSIALTHYLYNNQFDGEYLLPEFKHLDFLWLIKGDFYAGELSPLIQSIKSLPGVQLVVEMTNEQIKNKQHLIL comes from the coding sequence ATGAGACTTAAAATAGATAATGAGGCACTAGCAGAAGAATTTTTCGAGGAATCTGTTTTATTGGGTATTGTTGCGCCGGTTAAAGATTATTTGTTGTGCTGGAACCTGAACCAGATACTGGGCTTTAACTTTAGAATAAACACCGATCTGGAGATACAACTCACCAAAAGAAAGCGCACCTATTTTTTTTCTGTGTATGAATATATGGTTCCATCCATTGCCTTGACACACTATTTGTATAATAATCAGTTTGACGGAGAATATTTATTGCCGGAATTCAAACACCTGGACTTTTTATGGTTGATAAAAGGCGATTTTTATGCAGGTGAATTATCTCCACTGATACAATCTATCAAATCTTTACCAGGTGTACAATTGGTGGTAGAAATGACCAATGAGCAGATCAAAAACAAACAGCATCTTATATTATAA